Genomic window (Zymoseptoria tritici IPO323 chromosome 1, whole genome shotgun sequence):
ACATCTGATGTGGTCTTCTCAGATTCTGAACGGGAGAGAAAGGGACCCATGTCGTGGCTGAGGAACAAACTCCATGAGCGAAAGGAAAAGGACGCCGAGAAGCGGTCTCAGACGCCGGATCGTGCGGGCCACGAGCGTAATAAGAGCAAGAGTGACGTGTTGCTTACCGCGGAGTCCCGTTCTATCCGTGGAAGTTCTATTGACGACAAGCGACCCAGCTTGGAACGACCCGTCACGACTGCATCTCAAACCACGGCAACACCGGCGACTGAAGGTCTTGCAGCTGCCGGAGATACTCCCGTCCACAAGACGCAAGGAGAGAATGTCGAACCGACTGTGGAGACGAAGACGGAGCCGAATTTGGAGTCAAAGCCGGAGACCAATCAAGAAAGCATTGCCGGCGCCAAGGTGACAGATTCGGTGTGAGGAACATCGTTGATCAGGAGCCCTTCGTCCAGCCTCTCCGGCTTCGTCGTGCTGGCTCGTGTGGATCGTGGCGAGCCTCCAGCAGACAGATCGCGTTCCCGTCCATGGTTCGCGGATGAGAGGGAGCATAGGAAGCAATGAACAAAGTTTTAGGTATCAGACTGATCGCGATACGAGACCGCGTGTTTCCAAGCCGCCGAGAGAATTTTCTTTTTAGTATTAATgcggagagagggaggatgatgagcgGGAGCAGAGGAGAATGAGAACAGATGGGAAGAGGAAGTGTAGGCCTGGCCGGCCCGCGGAGACGCTTGCTGTACATAAAAGTGGCGAGACCGCGGGAATGTAAGAAAGGTCGTGTTGTGCTGCTGCATGGGCGGGAGCCAAGAATAATCCTACACTTTCCGAACATGGTATAGGGTTGGTCGCCTTGTCCTGGTGCTCTCATGCTTCGAGGCAGAGCACAGGCGGAACACTTCAGATGCTGTACTGGGTATGATTGGAACGTGAGGACTGGCGGACGTCTATTCCAACAAGCTTCCGTGGTGTGTACTGGAAATAGAAGACGAGAGCTCTGGTATTGATGACGAAGCGGAGCCCCCACGCACATGGATACCTTCGATCCATCATCCCGGTGGTCGGATCCTTCATGCACGCGGCGGTGGAACAGAACCACGAGCTGCGTGACACGATCCTCCGTTTCATCGACTGCATGGCCGCTCCTCATCGGATTGAGGTCCACGACAAGAGTATGCCGTCTTGGCTGCTGCCGCTTCGAAGATACGGAAAGACATGTCCTTTGTCACTCGCACATAGGAGGGCACTAGGGCATATGTCGCCGAATTTAGAGTGCGGTCTTGTCATGCAGGATACGAATGTGTTGCTAAATTCGAGCTTGACCGGGAACTCAATAGGTGCAGGGCAAAAGTACCTAAGCAGTGGTAGCTGCTGTGCACTCTGGACTTTTCGTTCCTGCCCGGCAGCCATGTTGCTGGGTCCTGTCGTTTGTCAAGTCGAAACGACTCTGCAAAGGTACAGTCGTCGCCCATCACCTTGAATCAATTGGCAGCGGTGTACATAGGTCGAGTTCATGAATGGATGCAAGAGTGGAACATGGGGCCAACCTAGCATGCACCAAGCCAGTCGGCCCCATGCGATCTACATCGTATTCGACGTCAGAACGGACAAGAGCGCGCGGCTGCACTCTTCCTTGGTTTTGTCAGTTCTTGGACGCGTAGGCAAAATCGCTTCTCGGAGGATCTTTGGGTGAGATAGCTTATATGATCCACTCCAATGCATTGCTCTTGCCACCTCCGCGCTGTCACGGCTCGCTTCCAGTGCACGATCACTTCTTCCTTTCTCGTCAGCATACAGCTCTGTTATATTAGCACCGTTTCTTCGTGACATCTCAATTCAACCAGACCTTCAGACAGGGATACAGCACTGCAGCGACATCTCCCAGCCCACCATCTCTAGCGGCGGCCAACTTTTGCGACGCTCCCAGTCACGCAGTCCTCCTCAAGCCACAACCGCGTCTAAAGTTCAGAGGTGCGACGACCGCATTGATTCGATTGTGCGTGGAACCTTCTTACCGATGTCTTTCTTTCCCAGTGCATAGGCATTGGGACTTCCTCGTTCCTGTCCGTTCAGAAGCTGACATGAGTGCTTGTTGCTAGTCCTCGACATTTCGTGGTCCGACCGAGAGCAGGTCTCCACAGCTCCCAAGTCCAACGTCATATCCGCATACCAACCCTCGAAATGCCTTCGATCCGATCAATACTCCTGGTTGGACTTCCGCTGGCTGCGTTATGTCAAGAATTGTTCGACTCGAGAAGAGCTGCAGATGTGCAACGACATGGCATTGTTGGAGCTGGCCGCAACGCCATTGAAAGAGCAGTGGATATGGCTGGAGGAGAGCTTGATTCCGAGAGATATCTGGGAAAGCGGCAGGACTCGAATGGCACAGTGGCAGCTACAGTGACCGTGTCCGACGTCGTCACGGCCAccgtctcttcctcgccgactCCTGATACTacgacttcctcttcctcctcccaagGTCAGTCCAGTTCTACTCTTCTTGCAAGCTCTTCGGTAGCTCAAGACCCGGTGTCGACAGAAACCATCATTTCTGTTCCGACGACGCTCGTTTCCGTGCCGATCACGACGGAGCAGCCATCTGGGACGACCAGCACCGAAGGTCAGACCTTTCCTTCCATAAttgcatcttcttctactactttGTTCTCTGCCGccgcatcttcgtcgtcgttcgtTTCTTCAGAGCTAGGCTCATCATCGATTGCAGCTCCTTCGTTCTCTGCCGCCGCATCTTCTTCAGAGCTAGGCTCATCATCGATTGCAGCTCCTTCGTCGTCCGCAGAGCCTTCATCGACGCCACCAGTCGTCGATACCACCGCATCCGAGCCCGCACCCGAAACGTCGAGCAGTCCAGCGAGCCAGCCCTCCAGCACGCCTGCGAGCAATAGTCCGGTAAGTTCCTGTGCAGCGATTCCAGATTCGTCCCAACAACCTGACCCCTTTCTAGTCATCTTCTGCTGTACTACCTACCACTACAGCTGCATTGCCTTCGCGGACTACCTTTGCGGTGATCAATTCGGCAGGTAGCGTCGTGACCTCTGTCCCGCAAGTCGCTACAGTATCCGACGCGAGTGGGGAGGGAATAGTCTTGACATCTCCGACTCCCGGTGGTGAGATGCCGTTCAAATTGCACCTCCGTTCCCGCGATACTGATCTCTTCCTTGCAGGCGTTTACACGAATACGAAATCCGGCGGCGATGTTGCCGTTGTGACCTATACGCCCGACGGTGGCACCGTCAGCGAAGTGCGTTACCTCACCGAGACTCTTCCCAACGGATCCGCGTCGATCAGGACGTCATATGCCACTGTGGGCGCGCCTGCGAGTCCTACGGCAGGCGGATCGTCCAACTCTGGATCAGGCAGCGATGCACCGCAACTCCAATCCGGTGCAGCAATTTCATCGACATGGTATGCTGCCGAGGCGGCAGTGATGCTTGGAGCGGCCGTCGGTGTGGCTGCGATGATGCTGTAAGATATATGGGAATGGAGTGCGTTCCGTGTATGAATGTTGTACCTAGGTGGAGGTTGATGGCCGAATTGAACACATAACGATGGACATATGGGTAATTGCATAGCGGAACTGGCAGCGAGCTTGATGAGAATATGAAATGTATACACATGTCAATGCTGCAACTGTTCGAATCTGTCCCAGAGTGAGCGTCCTAGAGCTCGAGGTACCTTTAGCTGCGTTGAGCTCTATCACTCGACTCATGTTTTGCAATCgatcgcttcctcctttgCTTTCGGAACTTCGATAAGTTGAGGATTCTCCGTTTCTTTACTCGACCACAGCCTCGACTGCATTTCGACCGATATCCTCGGTTGGCCAAATCCAGTGGCACGTCCAACAACGATGGCAACAGCCATGAGAACTCCCAGCAGGCGATGATGCAGAGCTTGTAGAGATTTGCAGTCCTCCATGTCTCCAAATTCTGTACAATTCATCTATTACATTTTTGTGATTCAATCTTCCGGTTCCTTCCATTCAACTgatcttcatcttcctccctcTTAAGAGCCAGCCACCCGCCACCTTGCCCAGCACAGCACCTCCATACATCCCACAAATAATCGTAACCGGCCACTTCTGCCACTCGCGATCCCAGTCCAGCGGAATTGGCACAGCTCCCACCCAAGCTCCTACGACCGCGCCCAGCGCCATTCCATATGTCTCGTCGACCGGCTGTTGCAAACTCGCGAGCGCTAGCCATGTGGGCGCGTGAAGACCGTGGACGTAGAAGAGTGGTGGAGTcgtgaggagggcgaggtggACGGCTAGGAGAAGCGTGTGGAGGTGATGCGAGATGAGCGGCGCGCCGAACAGGATGGCGGCTATGTAGAGGACGGGAGCGGATAGTGTGAGCGTCAGCACGAAAGAGAGGAACGCGGGCTGTTTGTATGTTAGCATTGAGGAGAGTCAAAGGAGAGAGTCGAAGTACCACTAGCTTTGACCCGAGATCTGGCACTGGTTTGGGCAGTTTCTTTTGGCCTGGTTTGGATttgggaggtggtggtgcttGACTGTTGACCGGAAGACAGAATACGCAGTATACTGCTTGTATGATCGCGACCGTGGGCGCCAGTGCAAGCAACGTATTGACGGGGTCGCCAACCAATCTCCCAAAAAATACGGGCAATAGGGAGGCCAGTAGGATCGGGTGCAGGTTGGCCACAAGTTGTGATGTTTGATCCTGCAGCAGAGCCACTGACTTGATCTCTGTCTCGTCTGCCGCCATGTTGTCCTCCTCTTCAGTGTGTTGTCTTTCGTAAGAGTCGAAGATGGAAAGAAGGTAAAGTACCTGAATGGAAAGTAAAGCGGAGCCAGGTCCGCCAGGTCGACTTCACTCACTGCCGAACAACGTTAAATTTGAACCCTGCTCTAGCCCCGCTTGTCTGACGTTAGCTCTCACTGCCCGCTCTGCGCTGTGGTGGGGGACGGGAATTTGGGGCATATATTACAATAGCAAGGTACGTTGCCAACATGACGATGGTGTGTTTCATCCTCATTTACTTGCTCTCTACATATACTTCAACGTTACAGACAATACCTTCAACATGGCGGGTTCACAAACGGTAATCCAGCACGGACAGAGCAGATCAGCGACCATTACGACCAACGATACCGACAACACGGTCCGCTTCGAACTCAAACCAAACCATGGCGCCTCTATTCCAGACAGTGAAGCCTTCGGAGAGGCTTTTGGGAACACATCCAAACCCTTGACCGTCTGGCAAAAGGAACAGAACATCGACCCATCTCAACAGATCAAGATTGTCAAACTCGCTCACATGCGATACCAACATCCAGACTTGGACACGATCACGAAGTTTCTGGTCGACTTTGGCATGCACGTCGCCAAGAGGACCCACGACGAGATCTGGTACCGCGGCTACGGTTCCGATCAATACGTCTACTACGCTCGCAAAGGCGAGAAGCAGTTCCTCGGCGGCACTTTCGAAGTCGAATCCCAAGCGGATTTGGAGAAAGCTGCTACTCTCCCCGGAGCGAGCGACATCGTCGACTTGAGCGATGCGCCAGGTGGCGGGAAGATGGTCACAGCCTACGACCCAGAAGGTTTCCCCATCAACCTGATGTACGGCCAAACACCCGCCAGCGTCGGCGAGTACCCCGACAAAGTCATCTACAACGACGAAACAGACAAGCCTCGCGTTCGGAAGTTCAATCGCTTCACGCCCGGTCCAGCCGCCGTGCATAAACTCGGCCACTACGGACTATGCGTACAAAAGTTCCCCGAGCAGGTAGAGTGGTATACGCGAACCTTCAACTTTGCTCCCACAGACTTCCTGCACGTACCGGATGATGCGAGTGGCGGCAAAACGAAGAAGGAAGTGGCCGTGTTCCTGCACATCGATCGTGGCGATGATCCGGTTGACCATCACACTTTCTTCATGTCGACGAATCGAACGAAGCATGTGCATCATGCGTCGTTTGAGGTGCATGATTTCGATACGCAGCAGCTGGGACATCAGTGGttggcgaagcagaagtaCACTTCTGTCTGGGGAGTAGGAAGGCATATTCTGGGCAGTCAGATCTTCGATTACTGGTGGGATACGACAGGCAACATGATCGAGGTGAGTGAAGGACGGAATCCTTGGATCGATATTGCACTGTCTGAGCCATGGCTGATTTTTCCACTTGTGTAGCATTACTGTGATGGTGACCTTGTCAATAAGGATACCCCCGTAGGCTGGTGCGATGCGGGTGACGAGTCTTTGGCGGTGTGGGGACCTGAGGTGCCGACCTGGTTTTTGGACTAATGGGAAATGGTTCTTGTAGGACAAGCGGCGTATAGTCTTGGGGTGTTTATGCAGGGCTGTTATGATACCATGATTCCGAAATCCGAGGTGCTTCTAAGTGGACACCAGAATCTAGACGCTGTCGTGACCCAACGCCGAGCGATGCTGCAGTAGAAACAAACGTTGTCCTTGACCACGGTCTAAGCACGATCCTGTCTCCGCCTCAAATTTCGCGTCCGCTTCATCAACTTCTTGTACTTGtgcttcttcatcttcagtTTCCGTTGGCGCTTAACGGAAATGAGCATCATCTTCTGTTTCGATGCCGCGGATGGATCCCTCCTCACGAAATCATTGACATCATACTTCTCGcccatcttctccctctGACTCCGAAGATAGTCCTCCGCGCGCAATCGCATGCGTTCTCGAAAAGGAAATCGACGTGGCGTTTGCATCGGGGTGTGGTCAACCGGACTTGGTACGCGGTACATGGGCGAAACCGATGCTGCCGTCCATGTCCTCTCGCCGTTCGCGCTCGTGGACTCGGTGAGGAAAATCGTGGCAGCATAGCTCTTTTTCTGCGTTTTCcccggcttcttcgccgctttATCTGCAGCCTTTTGCTCTTCGGGAAATGGCTGAGGTGCGGGAGGTGCACTGAACGGCCTAAACGATGCAACAATCTCATCCACGCTCTTCAATCTCGGTGCTCCATCGAGATGCCTCACGCCATCTTGATTGCTCTGACTCTCCTGTAAGATCTCGAACCGCATGGCATCGTCTTGTGCACTATTCGATCCCAGATCGAGGTTCTCGAACAAGCCCTTGAGAGCGTACGTGACATCCTCCGGACGACCCTCCGCCGAGTTGCCATTTCCCCATGGATCCACTTCTCTCGTCGTTTCAAAAATGTTGTCAAATGCACTCGCGCGAGATGGAGGCGGTATCGTGGTCGAGAGGGATAGCGGTCTGTGgagcgagaagaaggacgatactGAGAGATCTGGCGGTTATTAGTTTGGCGTTGAAAGGACAAGGCAGCTGCCGACATACCAGTAGAGTTCAAATGTTGCGTTCCCGGCACCGCTGGAAGGCCAGCGAATTGATCTCCAAGCTTGCCAACATCCGCTGCAGCGCGTGATCTCTTGGTCTTGTTAATGCGTTTGGAGGCTTTGTTCTGTGGATCGGATCCCGCGAGCTCTGCGGATGCTTTGGTCGCGGGTGCCGGCTTGGTGTCGTTGGGGTTGCTCTCAGGTGGACACGACGAGGCCTTGCTGCTGGAGTGTCGACGCTGATGCGAGCGGCGAGTAGCGACACACGGCGGGCTTCGGTgagcggaggtggaggagctcgaggcggaggagatggcggcggCGCAGGAGGCTCGGTGGGCGACACGCACAGCCTTGGTCGAGAACATGGTGAAGGCCGTGAAGGTGAATTATGCACAGCGGTGCCTCGCTGGCGTTTGTTAGGATATGGAGTGATCAGCAAGGCTGTCTGTGATAGACGCTCACGGTGAGGTGAAGCCGCCGCGGGAGAGCTTGGAGGAGAGCACGTGATCTATGGAGATACCAGGATGCTATTCCCGTCCTTTGCCTTCACACAGATAACACCTAGCGACCAGATGACTGCACATTGATCAGCCGCAGCTCTCGACCCCGCACATGAGACAGAATCTCTTTTCCCTCGGAAAAGCATATAGACATCGCCTGAACGAGGTCTTGCGAAAGCGGTACGAAACAGCGAGCGAGGGAGTTGTCTGCGAACTCTAGCACGGAATCAGGCGTTTCCGAGTGAAGATCACCTAGTCTCGATCAGTTGAATGCAGCGACCGCCGCATCTTTAGAAAGACCAGTACTCCCTTGTGATCTTCGGAAGAAAACAACAACCTTTGCTCAtacatcctcgccgtctcaagCCATCATGGCAGCCCCCAAGGACAGCGAAAAGGCGCCCGATGCCCATCGCGAACTTCCATCAAAGGAGACTGTTCAGAAAGCCGGCGAGCATATGATCAAAGACGAAACCGGTAACGAAATCGCCTTCAAGACCCTCTACGCCGACAAGCCCGCCGACGAACGTCAACTGATTGTCTTCGTTCGCCACTTCTTCTGCGGTGTAAGCTTCATTGACTACTCTCCAGGCATATTTGAGAGATTGCTTGCTAACCGCCACCATATCAACAACAGAGTTGCGAACTTTACACCCAAGCACTAGCCCGCGACCTGCCTTTGGACAAATTAGCGGCCGCGAAAACAACCCTCACAATCATCGGCTGCGGTGAGCCGGTCTGCATCGAGGACTGGCGAAAACGTACGGGATGTCCCTACAAGATCTATGCCGATCCGAAGCGTCAGCTGTACAGCACGCTCGACATGTTGGCCGGCTTCAAAGCCATGCCGGACGAAATGCCCGAGTAGTGAGTTGAATACGAGGGTCGGCGCGTGAACGATGTTGCTGACTTCTGTGTAGCCACTCGAAGAGCCTGTTCGGTGTGATCAAGACGTCATCGTGGAATGCTTTGACCTCGGGGCCGAAGAAGATGCTGAGTGGTGGACCGGCGTATCAGGTGCGTTTGTCGAGACTTTACCCGCGAAAGGCGTGCGTGTACTCACACTTTCACAGCAAGGTGGAGACTGGCTCTTCCAGAATGGAGAGGTCAAGTGGGTGCACAGAATGAGGAATTCCGCTGATCATGCCGAGACGAGCGAGCTGAAGGAGGTCCTGGGAGTGGTGGCCTGAAATTAACGGCAGTTTGTGGCATCGAGTGGAGGCTTCCATTGTTGGACCTGATATACCCTTTTGCTAGTTTCACTTTGGAGCAGCAGTTTGTTGTGACGATCGAATGTTGAAGCAGCATCATGGGGATAGAACATTTTGCTTTCTTCAGACTTCCACATGCTAGTGTTTGCTCGACAGCATCTGGCTTTTGCGGGCGTTCTTCTATGCTGGTATCGCAACTCATCTATCTCCTCCAAGCTTCTTCAAAGCATGCACACCCTGCTCCTCCCACTCCTGCTTCGATACCCACATGGCATCTTTATCCGCCATGATATTCGCGAGCACCGCACCGCCCAAAAACACCATGTGCCGTCTCCGCGGCGGATCCTCTATTCTGACCTTGAATTTGCCCAAACGCTCCGGGTTGCCACCCAGCACTTTTGTAAGCCACAGCTGCTTGATCTCCTTTTCCATGCGAGAAGGCAGACCAGGGTACATACTGCTTCCTC
Coding sequences:
- a CDS encoding Ca2+-modulated nonselective cation channel polycystin (related to intracellular signaling, one transmembrane domain. Possible anchor.); amino-acid sequence: MHAAVEQNHELRDTILRFIDCMAAPHRIEVHDKRQKYLSSGSCCALWTFRSCPAAMLLGPVVCQVETTLQSPPSLAAANFCDAPSHAVLLKPQPRLKFRGATTALIRFPRHFVVRPRAGLHSSQVQRHIRIPTLEMPSIRSILLVGLPLAALCQELFDSRRAADVQRHGIVGAGRNAIERAVDMAGGELDSERYLGKRQDSNGTVAATVTVSDVVTATVSSSPTPDTTTSSSSSQETIISVPTTLVSVPITTEQPSGTTSTEAPSFSAAASSSELGSSSIAAPSSSAEPSSTPPVVDTTASEPAPETSSSPASQPSSTPASNSPSSSAVLPTTTAALPSRTTFAVINSAGSVVTSVPQVATVSDASGEGIVLTSPTPGGVYTNTKSGGDVAVVTYTPDGGTVSEVRYLTETLPNGSASIRTSYATVGAPASPTAGGSSNSGSGSDAPQLQSGAAISSTWYAAEAAVMLGAAVGVAAMMLWRLMAELNT